One Punica granatum isolate Tunisia-2019 chromosome 3, ASM765513v2, whole genome shotgun sequence genomic window carries:
- the LOC116201961 gene encoding hevamine-A-like: MPVLNLAGHCDPASNGCMGLGSDIKSCQARGVKLMLSIGGGWGGNYSIASKNDASQVGMYLWNNFLGGRSSSRPLGDAVLDGIDFDIEGGTGRHWDDLARFLSGYNNSGKRVYLTAAPQCPFPDALVGRALQTGLFDYVWVQFYNNPPCQYSSDNVSDFEEAWKQWNSIPATKIFLGLPAAPDATGSGYIPPGDLISQVLPTIKGSSKYGGVMLWSKYYDDKTGYSSSIKKYV; the protein is encoded by the coding sequence ATGCCAGTGCTCAACCTTGCCGGACACTGTGACCCTGCCAGCAACGGGTGCATGGGTCTCGGCTCTGATATTAAATCCTGTCAGGCCAGGGGAGTCAAGTTGATGCTCTCGATTGGAGGAGGTTGGGGAGGAAATTACTCCATTGCATCTAAAAATGATGCTAGCCAAGTCGGGATGTACCTCTGGAATAATTTTTTGGGGGGCAGGTCGTCCTCTCGCCCCTTGGGGGATGCCGTTCTCGATGGGATCGACTTTGATATCGAGGGAGGCACGGGTCGGCACTGGGATGATCTTGCAAGGTTCCTGTCTGGCTACAACAACAGCGGAAAGAGAGTCTACTTAACAGCGGCTCCTCAGTGTCCTTTCCCCGATGCTTTGGTTGGACGTGCACTCCAGACTGGACTATTTGATTACGTATGGGTCCAGTTCTACAACAACCCTCCGTGCCAATACAGTTCCGACAATGTGTCTGATTTCGAAGAGGCTTGGAAACAATGGAACTCCATTCCGGCCACCAAGATTTTCCTGGGATTGCCTGCGGCTCCTGATGCAACCGGAAGCGGCTACATTCCTCCTGGGGACCTGATCTCGCAAGTTCTCCCGACCATCAAAGGCTCTAGCAAGTATGGAGGCGTGATGTTGTGGTCTAAATACTACGATGACAAAACTGGATACAGTTCGTCCATCAAGAAGTACGTTTAG
- the LOC116201960 gene encoding pentatricopeptide repeat-containing protein At4g39952, mitochondrial, with protein MHLLARSPASLIFRRSSSSSISSNSSAVCNYVIAQLDRFLSSPHCPTRDCLSRSHALIITSGNSANPFFSAKLIYLYASSNSPFSSIEIFRGTPNKDAFLWNSIIKSHFSNGLYSRSLELFSEMRSADCLPNHFTLPMVASACGEAGWPNFGMCVHGLASKCGLLGCSSAVGSSLVYMYSKSGEIGDACKIFDEMPDRDVVAWTAVLVGCLQNGEEEKGLEFLCEMLSCDVRPNSRTMEGAFQACGNMGALLEGSCLHGLMVKNGAGSSPVVQSSVLSMYTKCECPDEAYRSFCEVVDKNIFTWTSVIGVHARVGKMRECISLFHQMQDAEFYPDRIVISCMLLGFGNSMNVLEGKTFHGLVLRRRYLFDQMVDNALLSMYCKFRQLDIANKLFDRGNKLDKERWNIMVLGYGKIGLEENCIKLFKEMHYLGIEADSNSLVSVISSSSRMRENSIGRQFHCYAIKCLMDSDVSVANSLIDFYGSCGDLSMAHSIFSKAMRDVVSWNTLMSAYAHNKRYVDAISLFNRMRLKGISPNSATLVTVLSACSNLASLEDGERIHQFITENQFKLNVSLATALIDMYAKCGKLEKSRQIFDSMNKRDVISWNVMISCYGMHGDAKSAIDVFQLMENSNRRPNNLTFLGLLSACAHSGLVKEGKYLFDRMESYSIKPDLKHYACMVDLLGKSGDLKGAEELVLSMPMSPDGGIWGALLSACRIHGEIDIGVRVAKHAIESDPGNDGYYVLLSNMCTSIGRWEEAEMVRRTMKGRIEERRAGWSAI; from the coding sequence TCAGCTCGACCGCTTCCTCTCGTCGCCCCACTGCCCCACCCGCGATTGCCTCAGTCGGTCCCACGCGCTCATCATCACCTCCGGCAACTCTGCCAACCCCTTTTTCTCCGCTAAGCTCATCTACCTCTATGCTTCCAGCAACTCTCCTTTTTCCTCCATTGAGATCTTCCGCGGGACCCCCAACAAGGACGCATTCCTCTGGAACTCGATCATCAAGTCCCACTTCTCCAATGGGCTCTACTCTCGGTCCCTTGAGCTCTTCTCTGAGATGCGGTCGGCCGATTGCTTGCCCAATCATTTCACGCTCCCGATGGTTGCGTCGGCCTGTGGAGAGGCCGGGTGGCCTAATTTCGGGATGTGCGTTCACGGTTTGGCCTCAAAATGCGGCCTTTTGGGGTGTAGTTCCGCAGTGGGGTCTTCTCTGGTGTACATGTACAGCAAGAGTGGTGAAATCGGGGATGCTTGCAAGATTTTCGATGAAATGCCTGACAGAGATGTTGTGGCATGGACTGCAGTTTTAGTGGGGTGTCTTCAGAATGGCGAGGAGGAGAAGGGTTTAGAGTTTCTTTGTGAGATGCTTAGTTGCGATGTGAGGCCGAATTCTAGGACCATGGAGGGTGCATTTCAAGCTTGTGGTAATATGGGTGCTTTATTGGAGGGTAGTTGCTTGCACGGTCTAATGGTGAAAAATGGAGCTGGGTCTTCTCCCGTGGTGCAGTCTTCAGTTTTGTCCATGTATACAAAGTGTGAATGCCCTGATGAGGCATATCGGTCTTTCTGTGAAGTTGTAGATAAGAATATTTTCACGTGGACATCAGTGATTGGGGTACATGCAAGGGTCGGGAAGATGAGAGAATGCATTTCCTTGTTTCACCAAATGCAGGATGCTGAGTTTTATCCTGATAGGATTGTTATCAGTTGCATGCTTTTGGGTTTTGGGAATTCAATGAATGTCCTTGAGGGGAAAACGTTTCATGGATTAGTACTGAGGAGGCGTTACTTGTTCGATCAGATGGTTGACAATGCGCTTTTGTCCATGTACTGCAAATTCAGGCAGTTGGATATAGCAAATAAGCTATTTGATCGAGGGAATAAACTTGATAAGGAGCGGTGGAACATAATGGTTCTTGGATATGGAAAGATAGGATTAGAGGAGAATTGTATCAAGCTGTTCAAAGAGATGCATTATTTGGGCATTGAAGCTGATTCCAACAGCTTGGTTTCTGTGATTTCTTCATCTTCCCGTATGAGAGAAAACTCTATAGGCAGGCAGTTTCATTGTTATGCAATCAAATGTTTAATGGACAGTGATGTCTCAGTAGCAAATTCACTGATTGATTTCTATGGCAGTTGTGGGGATTTGTCAATGGCACATAGTATATTTTCGAAGGCAATGAGAGATGTCGTTTCATGGAACACATTGATGTCAGCTTACGCTCATAATAAACGTTATGTCGATGCTATTTCCTTGTTTAATAGGATGAGATTAAAAGGCATAAGCCCAAACTCAGCGACATTGGTAACAGTGCTTTCAGCCTGTTCCAATCTTGCTTCTCTGGAGGACGGAGAAAGGATTCATCAGTTCATTACAGAAAAccaatttaaattgaatgttTCCCTCGCAACAGCTCTGATTGATATGTACGCAAAATGTGGGAAGCTTGAGAAATCGAGACAAATCTTTGACTCGATGAACAAGAGAGATGTTATCTCCTGGAATGTCATGATTTCTTGTTATGGGATGCACGGTGATGCAAAATCTGCCATTGATGTTTTCCAACTGATGGAGAACTCAAACAGAAGGCCTAACAACCTCACTTTTCTTGGCCTTCTCTCCGCCTGTGCACACTCGGGTCTTGTCAAAGAAGGGAAGTATCTCTTTGACAGAATGGAGTCTTATTCCATAAAGCCTGACTTGAAGCACTATGCTTGTATGGTGGACCTTCTCGGCAAGTCAGGTGATCTGAAGGGAGCTGAGGAGTTGGTTCTCTCGATGCCCATGTCTCCTGATGGAGGAATTTGGGGAGCTCTACTTAGTGCCTGTAGGATCCATGGTGAGATCGATATAGGTGTTAGAGTAGCGAAGCATGCGATTGAATCTGACCCAGGAAATGACGGGTACTATGTGCTGCTATCAAACATGTGTACTTCAATCGGACGCTGGGAAGAGGCAGAGATGGTGAGGAGGACGATGAAGGGCCGAATCGAGGAAAGGCGAGCAGGTTGGAGTGCAATATAA